One genomic region from Marinilabiliales bacterium encodes:
- a CDS encoding acyl transferase encodes MQSDIRKELIKGIFAIRTQGEFEDMALRVFSYQCGNNELYRTYLDILGIDPSSVDRISRIPCLPVSFFKTHAVYTGTAPGEKVFRSSGTGRGSGAANPGSGNTSGNSRTGDGSRAANPETGFPSGSSGTGSANPGSGNTSGNSRTGDGSRVASSGTAPAVRSAHYVADTALYEKSYLRCFEIFYGDPAGYCFLALLPSYLERGDSSLVYMAGGLIRKSGRPESGFYLDDLDSLASVIRSNEKRGIKTFLLGVSFALLDLFGRYGFRLGNTIVAETGGMKGKRKEITREELHDLIRRGSGLQHIHSEYGMTELLSQAWSRSGGIFHTPPWMKVMIRDAYDPFSCLEQGRSGGVNIIDLANIDSCAFIETADLGRMHPGGGFEILGRFDNADLRGCNLLSE; translated from the coding sequence ATGCAAAGTGATATCCGGAAAGAGCTGATAAAAGGGATCTTCGCCATAAGAACGCAGGGTGAGTTTGAGGATATGGCCCTGCGGGTGTTCTCATATCAGTGCGGTAACAACGAGCTGTACCGCACTTACCTGGATATCCTGGGCATAGATCCCTCATCGGTTGACCGCATCAGCCGGATCCCCTGCCTGCCTGTTTCATTTTTCAAAACCCATGCAGTTTACACGGGGACTGCTCCCGGCGAGAAGGTTTTCAGGAGCAGCGGAACAGGAAGGGGAAGCGGAGCGGCGAACCCGGGAAGCGGCAACACCTCCGGGAACAGCAGGACCGGCGACGGAAGCAGAGCGGCAAACCCGGAAACCGGTTTTCCATCCGGAAGCAGCGGGACAGGCTCAGCGAACCCGGGAAGCGGCAACACCTCCGGGAACAGCAGGACCGGCGACGGAAGCAGAGTGGCGAGCAGCGGTACCGCTCCTGCTGTCAGGTCGGCCCATTACGTTGCCGACACCGCGCTTTACGAAAAAAGTTACCTGAGATGCTTTGAGATCTTTTACGGCGACCCGGCCGGTTACTGCTTCCTCGCACTGCTTCCCTCCTACCTCGAAAGAGGTGATTCATCGCTGGTTTATATGGCCGGGGGACTTATCAGGAAGAGCGGCAGGCCCGAAAGCGGCTTTTACCTGGATGACCTTGATTCACTTGCCTCAGTCATCCGGTCCAACGAAAAGAGGGGCATCAAAACATTCCTTTTGGGGGTAAGCTTCGCCCTGCTCGACCTGTTCGGCCGGTACGGTTTCAGGCTCGGGAACACTATTGTTGCAGAGACAGGAGGGATGAAGGGCAAAAGGAAGGAGATCACCCGGGAGGAGCTGCATGACCTGATCAGGCGGGGAAGCGGACTTCAGCATATACATTCGGAATACGGCATGACCGAGCTGCTTTCCCAGGCATGGTCACGATCGGGCGGCATATTCCACACCCCTCCATGGATGAAGGTCATGATAAGAGACGCCTATGATCCATTCTCCTGCCTTGAACAGGGCCGCAGCGGGGGAGTTAACATCATCGACCTGGCCAACATCGATTCATGTGCTTTCATAGAGACGGCCGACCTTGGCAGGATGCATCCGGGGGGCGGGTTCGAGATACTGGGGAGGTTTGACAATGCCGATCTGCGCGGTTGCAACCTGCTTTCCGAATAG
- a CDS encoding HD domain-containing protein, whose translation MINFVCINFSGCCHRYKDKHSNSMVKETERHQDKELLKRIARLVKQNKDLQEQIRQLAESNDKLAELVDKYERRLARLKAGEGEGEDPDDQSGILKFKMGTVLFADIQGFGRLTEEMDTQSMMDELDDLFFHFDSIVKKYKLQKIKTIGDSYMCAGGVPAKNSTNPIDVVMAALEMTLYLDELKNRSDKNKVWDIRTGVHTGSVTAIATGKKKVSWELKGDTVNIASRLSSSCDVGKINISANTYELVKEFFACEYNGKIPVKYLGDLEMYYVRGIIPEMSVNGKGLEPDHRFDTKFKLIQFVDLQEIILDKLEKELPAYLYYHNVKHTIDVVTEVELIGWAEGVSEEEVLILKTAALFHDAGHTVGYDRHEELGCELARQYLPGYNFSDEQIDRVCELIMATQMPPRPRNLLEKIMCDSDLDYLGRSDFIPVSNTLYKELREQEKIGTLNDWNKLQIKFISGHQYFTETARNLREVNKQKQIERIKSLIEED comes from the coding sequence ATGATTAATTTTGTGTGCATAAATTTTTCAGGATGCTGTCATCGTTACAAAGATAAACATTCTAACTCCATGGTTAAAGAGACGGAAAGACACCAGGACAAGGAACTGCTTAAAAGGATTGCCAGGCTGGTGAAGCAGAACAAGGATCTTCAAGAGCAGATCAGGCAGCTTGCCGAAAGCAATGACAAGCTCGCAGAGCTTGTTGATAAATATGAACGGAGGCTGGCAAGGCTGAAGGCAGGCGAGGGAGAAGGTGAAGATCCGGATGACCAGTCCGGTATCCTTAAATTCAAGATGGGTACTGTCCTGTTTGCCGATATCCAGGGTTTCGGGCGACTCACCGAGGAGATGGATACACAATCGATGATGGATGAGCTTGATGATCTGTTTTTTCATTTTGACTCGATAGTAAAAAAATATAAGCTGCAAAAGATAAAGACCATAGGTGACTCCTACATGTGTGCCGGGGGTGTGCCGGCCAAGAACAGCACCAACCCGATCGATGTGGTGATGGCAGCGCTGGAGATGACACTCTACCTGGATGAACTGAAGAACAGGTCTGACAAGAACAAGGTCTGGGATATACGTACCGGTGTGCATACCGGCTCTGTAACTGCCATTGCCACCGGCAAGAAAAAGGTGTCATGGGAGCTGAAGGGAGATACTGTCAATATTGCAAGCCGGCTCAGTTCATCATGCGATGTTGGAAAAATAAACATCTCTGCCAATACCTACGAGCTCGTTAAGGAGTTTTTCGCATGCGAGTATAACGGCAAGATCCCTGTAAAGTATCTTGGCGACCTTGAGATGTATTACGTGAGGGGCATAATTCCCGAGATGTCTGTCAATGGTAAGGGCCTTGAGCCGGATCACCGGTTCGACACCAAGTTTAAGCTGATCCAGTTTGTAGACCTGCAGGAGATCATTCTCGACAAGCTTGAAAAAGAGCTGCCGGCGTATCTCTATTACCACAATGTTAAGCACACGATCGACGTGGTTACCGAAGTTGAGCTGATAGGGTGGGCAGAAGGGGTATCAGAGGAGGAAGTGCTTATACTTAAGACGGCTGCCCTCTTTCACGACGCAGGCCACACGGTGGGATATGACAGGCATGAGGAGCTTGGATGCGAACTGGCCAGGCAGTACCTGCCAGGGTATAATTTTTCAGATGAGCAGATTGACAGGGTGTGCGAGCTGATAATGGCGACCCAGATGCCGCCCAGGCCGCGAAACCTTCTTGAAAAGATAATGTGCGATTCCGATCTCGACTATCTTGGGCGAAGTGATTTCATTCCGGTTTCGAATACCCTTTACAAGGAGCTCAGGGAACAGGAAAAGATCGGAACGCTGAATGACTGGAACAAACTGCAGATAAAGTTCATATCGGGTCACCAGTACTTTACCGAAACCGCCCGTAACCTCAGGGAGGTCAACAAGCAGAAACAGATAGAGAGAATTAAGAGCCTGATAGAGGAGGACTAG
- a CDS encoding MRP family ATP-binding protein, which translates to MVPTKDKVVEILKKINHPGAGKDIVTLSMLRDLSVDEKFISFSLDTGGRRDPFVRAVKMACEKALRSAFGEGPGLEIGIIMDAPKQKTPPPLLSGVKNVIAVASGKGGVGKSTVAVNLAVALAKKGYRVGLLDADIFGPSVPKMMGAVDSRPKVRKEGDRSLIIPEMKYGVKFLSVGLFVPADNALIWRGPMATGALKQLIGDAEWGDLDYMIFDLPPGTSDIHLTLVQELPVTGAIMVSTPQDVALADVTKGVAMFRSKDISVPVLGLVENMAWFTPAELPGNRYYIFGRDGCKKLAERLDLPVLGQIPMVQGICEGGDSGTPVALENNETAAAFERLAAKVVEVVDERNRTMEPTKKVEIKK; encoded by the coding sequence ATGGTACCGACAAAAGACAAAGTGGTTGAAATACTGAAAAAGATCAACCATCCTGGTGCAGGGAAGGATATTGTGACATTGTCAATGTTAAGGGACCTGTCGGTTGATGAAAAATTCATCAGTTTCAGCCTTGATACCGGCGGCCGGAGAGACCCTTTTGTGAGGGCGGTCAAGATGGCCTGTGAAAAGGCGCTGAGATCGGCTTTTGGTGAGGGACCCGGACTGGAAATAGGGATCATTATGGATGCGCCGAAACAGAAGACACCGCCACCACTGCTGTCGGGCGTCAAAAACGTAATTGCCGTGGCTTCGGGCAAGGGAGGTGTGGGCAAGAGCACCGTTGCTGTCAACCTGGCCGTGGCACTGGCCAAAAAGGGTTACAGGGTCGGGCTCCTGGATGCTGACATATTCGGGCCCTCGGTGCCGAAGATGATGGGAGCGGTGGATTCAAGGCCAAAGGTGAGGAAAGAGGGTGACAGGAGCCTCATTATTCCTGAGATGAAATACGGGGTAAAGTTTCTGTCGGTAGGGTTATTCGTGCCTGCCGATAATGCGCTGATCTGGCGTGGGCCTATGGCTACAGGTGCTTTGAAACAACTTATTGGTGATGCAGAGTGGGGGGATCTGGATTATATGATATTTGACCTTCCTCCCGGAACAAGCGATATTCATCTGACCCTGGTGCAGGAGTTGCCCGTAACAGGCGCGATAATGGTAAGTACGCCCCAGGATGTGGCGCTGGCAGATGTTACCAAGGGAGTGGCAATGTTCAGGAGCAAGGATATCTCGGTTCCGGTACTGGGGCTGGTTGAGAATATGGCATGGTTCACCCCTGCCGAGCTGCCCGGGAACAGGTACTACATATTCGGACGTGACGGTTGCAAAAAACTTGCCGAAAGGCTTGACCTGCCCGTGCTTGGGCAGATACCGATGGTACAGGGTATCTGTGAGGGAGGAGACAGTGGTACACCGGTGGCCCTTGAAAACAACGAGACTGCTGCAGCCTTTGAAAGACTTGCTGCAAAAGTTGTTGAAGTGGTGGATGAAAGAAACAGGACCATGGAACCCACAAAAAAAGTTGAAATAAAGAAGTAG
- the tsaE gene encoding tRNA (adenosine(37)-N6)-threonylcarbamoyltransferase complex ATPase subunit type 1 TsaE, giving the protein MVFSVEFDLNSIDEAAAGLKEAFPGARIFAFYGEMGSGKTTFIKALCRILGVEQTVTSPTFALVNEYRDGSGNVSCYHFDFYRIENLEEVLDMGYEEYFFGNDTCLIEWPEKIGGLLPPGTVRLELEVLDDGRRRLRETLFAATGKKI; this is encoded by the coding sequence ATGGTTTTTTCAGTTGAATTTGACCTGAACAGTATTGACGAAGCCGCAGCCGGACTAAAGGAGGCTTTCCCGGGTGCCCGGATATTTGCATTCTATGGTGAGATGGGATCAGGGAAGACCACCTTCATAAAGGCTCTTTGCAGGATACTGGGCGTTGAGCAGACCGTTACCAGTCCAACTTTCGCACTTGTAAATGAATATCGCGACGGCAGCGGCAATGTCAGCTGCTACCACTTCGATTTTTACCGTATTGAAAACCTGGAGGAGGTGCTTGACATGGGTTATGAAGAATACTTTTTCGGGAACGATACCTGCCTGATAGAGTGGCCTGAAAAGATCGGGGGACTGTTGCCTCCGGGTACTGTCAGGCTTGAGCTGGAGGTGCTTGATGACGGAAGAAGAAGGCTGCGGGAGACTCTGTTTGCAGCCACCGGCAAAAAGATTTGA
- the trmB gene encoding tRNA (guanosine(46)-N7)-methyltransferase TrmB — translation MGKKKLLRFAEMRDFENVVQAGADQVYGERHPLCGKWAEAFFRRSGPLVLELGCGKGEYTIELAKMMPEKNFLGVDIKGARIWKGARYALDNGLENAGFLRTRIEMISSFFAQDEVDEIWLTFPDPQVKKARKRLTAPQFLCRYRGFLKPGGLVHLKTDSAVLYEYTLSLLEGNRLEIDAHTNDLYGNGTGDPVLDIRTFYEKKFLKHGKPICYIRFRIDGNKSINEPDDQ, via the coding sequence GTGGGAAAGAAGAAGCTGCTGAGATTTGCCGAAATGCGGGATTTTGAGAATGTGGTGCAGGCCGGAGCGGATCAGGTGTACGGCGAAAGGCACCCGCTCTGCGGCAAGTGGGCTGAAGCTTTCTTCCGGCGTAGCGGCCCCCTGGTGCTGGAGCTTGGTTGCGGAAAAGGGGAGTACACTATTGAACTGGCAAAGATGATGCCGGAGAAGAATTTCCTGGGAGTGGACATAAAAGGGGCGAGGATATGGAAAGGGGCCAGGTATGCCCTTGACAACGGCCTTGAAAATGCTGGCTTTTTGAGGACACGTATAGAGATGATCTCCTCTTTTTTTGCACAGGATGAGGTTGATGAAATATGGCTGACCTTTCCTGATCCCCAGGTAAAAAAGGCAAGGAAGAGGCTTACCGCACCCCAGTTCCTTTGCAGATACAGGGGTTTCCTGAAGCCGGGGGGACTTGTACACCTGAAGACAGACAGTGCTGTGCTTTATGAATATACCCTGTCATTGCTGGAGGGTAACCGGCTGGAAATAGATGCTCATACTAACGATCTGTACGGTAACGGTACAGGCGACCCTGTACTTGACATACGCACTTTCTATGAAAAGAAGTTTCTGAAGCACGGCAAGCCTATATGCTATATCAGGTTCAGGATTGACGGAAACAAATCAATAAACGAGCCGGATGACCAGTGA
- a CDS encoding endonuclease — MAEHNELGIRGEDIAASHLAAGSYSILEKNWRSGHLEVDIIARKGNQLIIAEVKTRTRGFLETLTGTVNKRKQKLLIRAANSYILKNDLDVDVRFDIITVIFEGDQYRIEHMENAFSAVG; from the coding sequence ATGGCTGAGCACAATGAACTGGGTATACGCGGAGAGGATATCGCTGCATCCCACCTTGCCGCCGGCTCTTACTCCATCCTGGAGAAGAACTGGAGGTCGGGCCATCTGGAGGTGGATATCATAGCGCGAAAGGGCAACCAGCTGATCATTGCAGAGGTGAAGACACGTACCCGGGGTTTTCTTGAAACACTTACAGGCACTGTGAACAAACGGAAGCAGAAATTGCTTATAAGGGCTGCCAATAGCTATATCCTGAAGAATGACCTCGATGTTGACGTTCGTTTTGATATCATAACGGTGATCTTTGAAGGTGACCAGTACAGGATCGAACATATGGAGAATGCATTTTCAGCAGTAGGGTGA
- a CDS encoding phosphoglycerate kinase, with the protein MTTIETFDFKKKKALIRVDFNVPLNSNFEITDDNRIRAAIPTIKKILASGGSVILMSHLGRPKTGYEEKFSLKHLVKHISKLSGANVKFAGDCIGNEPHELAENLKPGEILLLENLRFHKEEEKGNEEFAAELASLADVYVNDAFGTAHRAHASTAIVAKFFPENKMFGYLIENELKSMDKVLKDSQKPFTAIMGGAKVSDKILIIENLLDRVDNLVIGGGMVYTFIKARGGSIGSSIVEEDRLDMALELFEKAKKKNVNLVLPVDNVVADKFDAEASVRKTAVDSVPDGWMGLDIGEESINMISDIIRDSKTILWNGPMGVFEMEKFEAGTRSVALAIAEATSRGAFSLIGGGDSVAAINKYDLGDKVSYVSTGGGAMLEYMEGKELPGIKAISG; encoded by the coding sequence ATGACGACAATTGAGACATTTGACTTTAAAAAGAAGAAAGCCCTTATCAGGGTTGATTTCAATGTTCCTCTTAACAGCAACTTTGAAATAACCGATGACAACCGGATCAGGGCGGCAATACCAACGATAAAAAAAATACTCGCCTCAGGTGGCTCGGTAATACTCATGTCGCACCTGGGAAGGCCCAAGACCGGTTATGAGGAGAAGTTTTCGCTCAAGCACCTGGTAAAGCACATTTCGAAACTGTCAGGGGCAAATGTGAAGTTTGCGGGCGACTGCATAGGCAATGAACCGCATGAATTGGCTGAGAACCTGAAGCCGGGAGAGATATTGCTGCTTGAAAACCTGCGGTTCCACAAGGAAGAGGAAAAGGGTAATGAAGAGTTTGCCGCAGAACTTGCTTCGCTGGCCGACGTCTATGTGAACGATGCATTCGGTACCGCTCACAGGGCACATGCATCAACTGCCATTGTTGCAAAATTCTTCCCGGAGAACAAAATGTTCGGATACCTCATTGAAAATGAGCTGAAAAGCATGGACAAGGTGCTGAAGGATTCACAGAAACCCTTTACAGCCATCATGGGAGGGGCAAAGGTATCCGACAAGATCCTGATAATCGAGAACCTGCTTGACAGGGTAGACAACCTTGTGATAGGCGGCGGCATGGTCTACACCTTCATCAAGGCCCGGGGCGGCAGCATCGGATCGTCAATCGTTGAAGAGGACAGGCTGGACATGGCCCTGGAGCTGTTTGAAAAGGCAAAGAAAAAGAATGTTAATCTCGTCCTGCCCGTTGACAACGTGGTGGCTGACAAGTTCGACGCCGAAGCGTCGGTCCGGAAGACAGCCGTTGACAGCGTACCTGACGGATGGATGGGCCTCGATATTGGCGAAGAATCAATAAACATGATATCCGATATAATAAGGGATTCGAAGACCATCCTCTGGAACGGGCCCATGGGCGTTTTCGAGATGGAGAAATTCGAGGCAGGGACCAGGAGCGTTGCCCTGGCAATAGCCGAAGCCACATCAAGGGGGGCATTCAGCCTCATCGGGGGTGGCGACTCCGTGGCAGCGATAAACAAATACGATCTGGGCGATAAGGTTAGTTACGTATCGACCGGTGGCGGTGCAATGCTTGAATACATGGAAGGCAAGGAGCTGCCGGGTATCAAGGCCATCAGTGGATAG
- the gldH gene encoding gliding motility lipoprotein GldH, with protein sequence MNDSYTDSNYGRVPAGLFLLSIAFMVFAAGCNPGVVYEENRRIPGTVWDRDNVPVFGVNIDDTLSLHNLLINVRNTGEYPRSNLFLFISVTSPGGSSTRDTLELVLAEPSGKWKGSGFGSIWQNRFYYRRNVRFPERGIYVFEIEQAMRIADLPGITDIGLRVEKAGI encoded by the coding sequence ATGAATGACAGTTATACCGACTCCAATTACGGCAGGGTGCCTGCAGGCCTTTTTTTGCTATCAATTGCCTTCATGGTTTTTGCTGCCGGCTGTAACCCGGGCGTTGTTTACGAGGAGAACCGCCGCATTCCCGGCACCGTATGGGACAGGGACAATGTACCTGTGTTCGGGGTAAATATTGACGATACCCTGAGCCTGCACAACCTGCTCATTAATGTGCGGAATACCGGTGAATACCCCAGGAGCAACCTTTTTCTCTTTATCTCGGTTACATCGCCCGGCGGGTCGTCCACCCGCGACACCCTTGAGCTTGTACTGGCCGAGCCATCCGGGAAATGGAAAGGCAGTGGTTTTGGGAGCATCTGGCAGAACAGGTTCTATTACAGGCGGAACGTACGGTTCCCCGAAAGGGGTATTTATGTTTTTGAAATAGAACAGGCAATGAGAATCGCAGATTTGCCGGGAATAACCGATATCGGGCTCAGGGTCGAAAAGGCCGGTATATAA
- a CDS encoding NifU family protein, translating to MSKEELLKRVAATLDKVRPYLQADGGDIEVVELTDDNVLKVRLTGACHGCPYSMQTLKAGVEQAIKSDIPEIKEVVAA from the coding sequence ATGTCGAAAGAAGAATTGCTCAAGAGAGTAGCAGCCACACTTGATAAGGTGAGACCCTATCTGCAGGCTGACGGAGGTGATATTGAAGTGGTTGAACTAACTGACGATAATGTGCTTAAAGTCCGTCTTACAGGCGCATGCCATGGCTGTCCGTACAGCATGCAGACACTGAAAGCCGGTGTTGAACAGGCAATCAAAAGCGACATACCTGAAATTAAGGAAGTCGTTGCTGCCTGA
- a CDS encoding PglZ domain-containing protein gives MKKITILWADDEIDLLRPNIIFLETKGYEVITATNGHDAVEMVKTHNPDLVFLDEYMPGKSGLEALEEIKGAFPALPVVMITKSEEENIMEEAIGSKISDYLIKPVHPKQILLAIKKNVDTRMLVTKKITSSYQSEFGKLGMSINSASSFGDWVDIYRRIVYWEMELEDSADPGMNEVVALQKQEANNEFARFIKSEYPVWFEDEKNGRPLMSHTLFSSRINPLLDKSRKVAVIVIDNLRYDQWKAIMPDIREYFQVENEELYCSILPTATQFARNAFFGGLMPWDIERLYPQLWVNEEEEGSKNLHEKALLGNQLKRLGRETGFYYEKVLNKTSGKKLSENISSLASYPLTVLVYNFVDMLSHARTEMEVIKELADDDSAYRSLTRSWFRHSYLLDLLRELSRQRVKVFLTSDHGSVKVENPVKVVGDRNTTTNLRYKQGKNLDYDPRQVLEVRNPSKIRLPRNNVSSAYIFATGRDFFVYPNNYNYYANYYRNTFQHGGISLEEMLVPFISLDPRE, from the coding sequence ATGAAAAAAATCACGATACTCTGGGCCGATGACGAAATAGACCTGCTTAGGCCCAATATAATTTTTCTTGAGACAAAAGGTTACGAGGTGATCACAGCCACGAACGGCCATGATGCCGTGGAGATGGTAAAGACCCATAATCCCGACCTGGTGTTCCTGGATGAATATATGCCGGGTAAAAGCGGCCTGGAGGCACTCGAAGAGATAAAGGGGGCATTCCCCGCCCTTCCGGTGGTAATGATAACCAAGAGCGAGGAAGAGAATATAATGGAGGAGGCAATCGGGTCGAAGATTTCCGACTACCTCATCAAACCGGTGCATCCGAAGCAGATCCTGCTGGCCATCAAAAAGAATGTTGACACAAGGATGCTTGTTACAAAAAAGATAACCTCCTCCTACCAGTCTGAGTTCGGAAAATTGGGCATGTCAATAAACAGTGCATCTTCTTTCGGCGACTGGGTGGATATCTACCGCAGGATCGTTTACTGGGAGATGGAGCTGGAGGACTCAGCCGATCCCGGAATGAATGAAGTTGTCGCACTCCAGAAGCAGGAGGCCAATAATGAATTTGCCAGGTTCATCAAGTCTGAATACCCGGTGTGGTTTGAAGACGAAAAGAACGGGAGGCCGCTGATGTCACATACCCTGTTCTCTTCAAGGATCAACCCGCTTCTTGACAAGTCCCGCAAAGTTGCGGTGATAGTTATAGATAACCTGAGATACGATCAGTGGAAGGCAATAATGCCTGATATCAGGGAATACTTCCAGGTTGAAAATGAAGAGCTCTATTGCAGTATTTTGCCTACTGCCACCCAATTTGCCAGGAATGCTTTTTTCGGCGGACTTATGCCGTGGGATATAGAAAGGCTTTACCCGCAACTGTGGGTTAATGAGGAAGAGGAGGGCAGCAAGAATCTTCATGAGAAGGCCCTCCTGGGCAACCAGCTGAAAAGGCTGGGCAGGGAGACCGGGTTCTATTATGAAAAGGTGCTGAACAAGACAAGCGGCAAGAAGCTTTCTGAGAACATATCGTCACTTGCAAGCTATCCGCTTACTGTTCTTGTTTACAATTTCGTTGATATGCTGTCTCATGCCCGTACAGAGATGGAGGTTATCAAGGAGCTGGCCGATGATGATTCTGCATACAGGTCGCTCACCAGGTCATGGTTCAGACATTCCTATCTTCTCGACCTGCTCAGGGAGCTTAGCCGGCAGCGGGTAAAGGTTTTTCTGACCTCCGACCACGGTTCGGTGAAAGTGGAAAACCCGGTGAAGGTGGTAGGCGACCGTAATACCACGACCAATTTGCGTTACAAGCAGGGTAAAAATCTCGATTATGATCCCCGGCAGGTGCTCGAGGTACGTAACCCTTCGAAGATCCGTCTTCCACGCAATAATGTCAGTTCAGCCTATATCTTTGCCACAGGGCGGGATTTCTTTGTATATCCGAACAATTACAACTATTATGCGAATTACTACAGGAACACTTTCCAGCATGGGGGGATATCGCTCGAGGAGATGCTGGTGCCGTTTATTTCACTTGATCCGCGGGAATGA
- a CDS encoding DNA polymerase III subunit delta produces the protein MLFRDVAGCQELKGNLLQIASENCVPHAIIFTGRPGTGKLGLALAFARYLNCEAPGADDACNECRSCRKYAKLQHPDLHLVFPVAKLKNGEKDPVSDTYISRWREAVLESHYLSLYMWMEKLGVENSQGFISIRESQQIMKKLSLKSFEARYKVMIIWMAEKMNPAASGKLLKILEEPPAGTVFIMIAEDTGRILPTILSRTQIFRVPPIDKESMESLIGEKGISDPGMAGRLARLSEGSYLKLQELLEEGDENSYNFSMFVKFMRLCFIPDFAGIMQWTEEMGARGRERQKHFLETALRLIRGNLMMNVNAGDIDLLPDEEKEWSLKFSKFIHPGNVHTLYDEFGRASLHIEHNGYSRLVLFDLAIKTARLLKT, from the coding sequence ATGCTTTTCAGAGATGTTGCCGGATGTCAGGAGCTGAAGGGCAATCTGCTGCAGATTGCCTCGGAGAACTGCGTTCCGCATGCGATCATATTTACGGGCAGGCCGGGAACCGGGAAACTGGGACTGGCGCTCGCGTTCGCCAGGTACCTCAACTGTGAGGCTCCCGGTGCTGATGATGCCTGTAATGAGTGTCGCTCCTGCAGGAAATATGCTAAATTACAGCATCCCGACCTCCATCTGGTCTTCCCCGTGGCGAAACTGAAAAACGGGGAAAAGGACCCGGTGAGCGACACCTATATTTCACGATGGCGTGAGGCGGTGCTGGAGAGCCACTATCTGAGCCTCTATATGTGGATGGAAAAGCTCGGTGTGGAGAACAGCCAGGGGTTTATAAGCATCAGGGAGAGCCAGCAGATAATGAAGAAACTTTCCCTGAAAAGCTTTGAGGCACGGTACAAGGTAATGATAATATGGATGGCCGAGAAGATGAACCCGGCGGCCAGTGGCAAGTTACTCAAGATTCTCGAGGAACCTCCGGCGGGAACGGTGTTCATTATGATTGCCGAGGATACGGGCCGGATACTTCCTACCATTCTTTCACGTACACAAATCTTCAGGGTGCCTCCGATAGATAAGGAGTCGATGGAGAGTCTGATCGGTGAGAAGGGGATCAGTGATCCTGGCATGGCCGGGCGGCTGGCAAGGCTCTCTGAAGGCAGTTACCTTAAACTGCAGGAACTGCTGGAAGAGGGAGATGAAAACAGTTACAATTTTTCAATGTTCGTGAAGTTCATGCGGCTCTGCTTTATACCCGACTTTGCCGGGATCATGCAATGGACCGAGGAGATGGGGGCAAGAGGCAGGGAGAGACAGAAACATTTTCTTGAAACGGCACTCCGGCTTATAAGGGGCAACCTGATGATGAATGTGAATGCCGGTGATATAGACCTTCTTCCTGATGAAGAAAAAGAGTGGTCGCTAAAGTTTTCAAAATTTATCCATCCCGGGAACGTTCATACATTGTACGACGAATTCGGCAGGGCATCACTGCACATCGAGCACAACGGCTACAGCCGCCTTGTTTTGTTCGACCTTGCCATCAAAACAGCCAGGTTGCTGAAAACCTAG
- a CDS encoding MGMT family protein: protein MTSDKESFFERVYRVTSRIPFGRVTTYGAIARCLGSSGSARMVGWALNNCHSREDFIPAHRVVNRNGYLTGKYHFGTPTAMQQLLENENIKVADDRVVRFSELFWDPCNGR from the coding sequence ATGACCAGTGATAAAGAGAGCTTTTTTGAAAGGGTATACAGGGTGACATCCCGTATTCCCTTCGGAAGGGTTACCACCTACGGTGCGATAGCGCGCTGCCTGGGCTCGTCAGGTTCGGCGCGCATGGTGGGATGGGCGCTGAATAACTGTCACAGCCGGGAGGATTTCATTCCGGCTCACCGCGTGGTTAACCGCAACGGTTATTTGACAGGGAAATACCATTTCGGGACGCCCACTGCTATGCAGCAACTTCTGGAAAATGAGAACATAAAGGTTGCAGACGACAGGGTGGTCAGGTTCAGTGAACTTTTCTGGGATCCCTGCAACGGGCGCTGA